The following are from one region of the Cytobacillus firmus genome:
- a CDS encoding competence protein CoiA produces MLVASTVNGVRISLIGSHSIPALQQYRENHNFYCPECEEKVIMKIGKKRIPHFSHRKGSECPERYERESEYHMSGKVLLFQWLKKKGLNPILEPYYPEISQRPDISVHYEGVHYALEYQCSSISEELFIKRTEAYFKSGIVPIWILAGKSFKRTGKTKITLSGFQYLFLRQAASGHWVIPSFCPTTKSFINIHHIQPLTVRNACAHFDVKPIFQANPAILFNPYFKDDLNLEEWKREVRKIKNSLSQNSGAIRNNFLQDLYSRSIAPAFLPPEIGLPVRYSPYIETSPIQWQSYLFMDIIGKEGPFSLPQMIAAFRNRVKNNDIKIRSIPLVQTGSEIHAIKEYLDVLISLNIVKHAEKGLYKKTEITGELDHYSHLIQIEDDFYRGITQRILQGK; encoded by the coding sequence TTGTTAGTTGCCTCAACAGTGAATGGAGTGCGAATAAGCCTCATAGGTTCACACAGCATCCCGGCTCTACAGCAGTACAGGGAAAATCACAACTTTTACTGCCCGGAATGCGAAGAGAAAGTAATCATGAAAATTGGAAAGAAAAGAATCCCGCATTTCAGCCACAGAAAGGGTTCTGAATGTCCGGAAAGGTATGAAAGGGAATCAGAATACCATATGTCCGGAAAGGTGTTATTGTTTCAATGGCTAAAGAAAAAAGGTTTAAATCCAATTCTGGAACCATATTATCCGGAAATATCACAGCGGCCGGATATTAGTGTCCATTATGAAGGTGTTCATTATGCTCTTGAATATCAATGTTCAAGCATTTCGGAGGAGCTATTTATAAAGCGGACAGAAGCCTACTTTAAGTCAGGTATCGTTCCAATTTGGATACTGGCAGGGAAAAGTTTTAAGCGTACGGGTAAAACAAAAATTACTTTATCTGGTTTCCAATACCTATTTCTTCGGCAAGCAGCTTCAGGCCATTGGGTAATCCCTTCTTTTTGCCCCACTACAAAGTCTTTTATTAATATCCACCATATCCAGCCCCTTACAGTCAGAAATGCCTGCGCGCACTTTGATGTAAAACCAATTTTCCAAGCAAATCCAGCTATATTATTTAATCCATATTTTAAAGATGATTTAAATCTAGAAGAATGGAAAAGAGAAGTTCGGAAAATAAAGAATTCCCTTTCACAAAATAGCGGTGCTATTAGAAATAACTTTCTTCAGGATTTATACTCCCGCTCAATTGCTCCTGCGTTCCTCCCGCCTGAAATTGGCCTTCCTGTACGTTATTCTCCATATATAGAAACCTCACCTATACAGTGGCAGAGTTATTTGTTTATGGATATTATCGGCAAAGAGGGACCCTTCTCGCTTCCGCAGATGATTGCAGCCTTTCGCAACAGGGTAAAGAATAACGATATAAAAATAAGGTCAATCCCACTCGTTCAAACAGGCTCCGAAATCCATGCGATTAAAGAATATCTTGATGTCCTTATCAGCTTAAACATTGTTAAACATGCAGAAAAAGGTTTATACAAAAAAACAGAAATAACCGGTGAGCTTGATCATTATTCCCATTTAATCCAAATAGAGGACGACTTTTATAGAGGCATCACTCAAAGAATTTTGCAGGGCAAATAA